Proteins from a genomic interval of Luteibacter pinisoli:
- a CDS encoding alkene reductase: protein MTDIHSPFTLGTITLQNRFVMAPMTRARANEDGTPGALAAEYYRQRASVGLTVTEGTQPSDDGQGYPLTPGIYTDAHVAGWREVNEAIHAHGGHVFYQLMHAGRMSHPDNTPHHRQAVAPSAIPPGEQIYTLGGMKDIPVPRALTTDEVAATVEDYAYAARRAIESGADGVEIHGIAYLVHQFLATSSNQRTDRYGGSIVNRARFAIEVAQAVVAEIGADRTGIRLSPGFTGFGLDVGPEGPDLFRYLVGELDKLSLAYVHIVHYGEDDILHDFRRIWHRAIILNRPGRAREDIGKDVASGLADLESYGTHVLANPDFLDRLAANAPLNTADHRVFFGHQPEGPAAGYTDFPALESEQAGVRA, encoded by the coding sequence ATGACCGACATCCATTCGCCCTTCACGCTTGGAACGATCACGCTTCAAAACCGCTTCGTCATGGCGCCAATGACACGGGCCCGCGCTAACGAGGACGGCACGCCGGGGGCTCTGGCGGCTGAATACTATAGGCAGCGCGCGAGCGTAGGCCTGACGGTCACGGAAGGAACGCAGCCTTCGGACGACGGGCAGGGCTATCCTTTGACGCCGGGCATCTACACCGATGCCCATGTGGCTGGTTGGCGCGAAGTCAACGAGGCAATCCACGCGCACGGCGGCCACGTGTTTTATCAGCTCATGCATGCGGGGCGCATGTCACACCCTGACAACACGCCGCATCACCGGCAGGCCGTCGCCCCTTCAGCGATTCCGCCAGGAGAGCAGATCTACACGTTGGGGGGGATGAAAGACATTCCGGTTCCCCGTGCTTTGACTACCGACGAGGTGGCGGCGACGGTGGAGGACTACGCCTACGCTGCACGGCGGGCAATCGAGTCCGGCGCCGATGGCGTCGAGATTCACGGCATCGCTTACCTTGTTCATCAGTTTCTCGCGACGAGCTCAAACCAACGCACGGATCGCTACGGCGGTTCGATAGTGAACCGGGCGCGATTCGCCATCGAGGTGGCGCAGGCCGTTGTCGCCGAGATCGGCGCTGATCGGACCGGCATCCGACTCTCGCCGGGCTTTACTGGCTTCGGCCTGGACGTCGGTCCGGAAGGACCTGACCTGTTCCGCTACCTTGTGGGCGAGCTGGACAAGCTCAGCCTCGCCTATGTCCACATCGTCCATTATGGCGAGGACGACATCCTGCACGACTTCCGCAGGATCTGGCACCGGGCAATCATCCTCAATCGTCCTGGGCGCGCTCGCGAGGATATCGGTAAGGACGTCGCGTCAGGTCTCGCGGACCTGGAATCCTACGGGACGCACGTGCTGGCAAATCCGGACTTCCTCGATCGCCTTGCCGCGAATGCACCACTGAATACGGCTGACCATCGTGTCTTCTTCGGGCACCAGCCCGAGGGCCCTGCCGCCGGGTACACCGATTTCCCGGCCCTTGAATCCGAGCAGGCCGGGGTGCGGGCGTGA
- a CDS encoding putative quinol monooxygenase, with protein MNRFQAVVRFEIHAGKEEEFRRIAANMIRLTREKDTGTLRLDIFVNDDGSEAVFYEEFVSPEARLDHLANMGTHVADMLAIGNMRAEVWTHGDHALRASVQGFDVRFYTPFLRLKA; from the coding sequence GTGAACCGGTTTCAGGCGGTAGTCCGCTTTGAGATTCACGCTGGCAAGGAGGAGGAGTTCAGACGCATTGCCGCTAACATGATTCGCCTAACACGCGAGAAGGATACGGGCACGCTCCGACTCGACATCTTCGTCAACGATGACGGCTCTGAAGCAGTCTTCTATGAGGAGTTCGTTAGCCCCGAAGCACGGCTCGATCACCTTGCCAACATGGGAACTCATGTCGCCGACATGCTCGCGATTGGGAATATGAGGGCGGAAGTGTGGACGCATGGCGATCACGCGCTACGAGCCTCTGTCCAAGGCTTTGACGTTCGCTTCTACACACCGTTTCTCCGTCTCAAGGCG